Proteins co-encoded in one Azospirillum brasilense genomic window:
- the uxuA gene encoding mannonate dehydratase, with protein MEQTWRWFGPDDVIRLNHIRQTGATGIVTALHQIPYGVVWSVEEIEERKAMIAADPSLGLRWSVVESLPVHESIKIGEGDLAPLFDNYRQSLRNLAACGVTTVCYNFMPILDWTRTDLAAPVPGGGTSLRFNAFEHAAFDVFMLERPGAEDDHAPEVLARARAWFDKASEADKKKLLANIMAGLPGAFDRYDIPGLRKMLDRYKDMSHGALRETLARFLREVIPTAEEVGIRMCIHPDDPPRPLMGLPRIVSNEDDLDFIVNVIDSEANGITFCTGSLGAGAKNDVPAMIKRFAPKVTFAHLRNVKKDPDGSFQEAEHLGGDVDMVSVVTTLLEEQKRRKDAGNPNWRIPFRPDHGHELLDDVGKKTHPGYPAIGRLRGLAEIRGVMTAVASMRQLPV; from the coding sequence ATGGAACAGACTTGGCGTTGGTTCGGCCCGGACGATGTGATCCGGCTCAACCACATCCGTCAGACCGGCGCCACCGGCATCGTCACCGCCCTGCACCAGATCCCCTACGGCGTGGTCTGGTCGGTCGAGGAGATCGAGGAGCGCAAAGCGATGATCGCCGCCGACCCCTCGCTCGGCCTGCGCTGGAGCGTGGTGGAAAGCCTGCCGGTCCATGAGTCCATCAAGATCGGCGAGGGCGATCTGGCCCCGCTGTTCGACAACTACCGCCAGTCGCTGCGCAACCTCGCGGCCTGCGGGGTGACGACGGTCTGCTACAACTTCATGCCGATCCTCGACTGGACCCGCACCGACCTCGCCGCGCCGGTGCCGGGCGGCGGCACGTCGCTGCGCTTCAACGCCTTCGAGCACGCCGCCTTTGACGTCTTCATGCTGGAGCGTCCGGGCGCCGAGGACGACCACGCGCCGGAGGTGCTGGCCCGCGCCCGCGCTTGGTTCGACAAGGCGTCGGAAGCCGACAAGAAGAAGCTGCTCGCCAACATCATGGCCGGCCTGCCGGGCGCCTTCGACCGCTACGACATCCCGGGCCTGCGCAAGATGCTCGACCGCTACAAGGACATGAGCCACGGCGCGCTGCGCGAGACGCTGGCCCGCTTCCTGCGCGAGGTGATTCCGACCGCGGAAGAGGTGGGCATCCGCATGTGCATCCACCCCGACGACCCGCCGCGTCCGCTGATGGGTTTGCCGCGCATCGTCAGCAACGAGGACGACCTGGACTTCATCGTCAACGTCATCGATTCCGAGGCCAACGGCATCACCTTCTGCACCGGCTCGCTCGGCGCCGGGGCGAAGAACGACGTGCCGGCGATGATCAAGCGCTTTGCCCCGAAGGTCACCTTCGCCCATCTGCGCAACGTGAAGAAGGACCCCGACGGCTCCTTCCAGGAAGCCGAGCATCTGGGCGGCGACGTCGACATGGTGTCGGTCGTCACCACGCTGCTGGAGGAGCAGAAGCGCCGCAAGGACGCCGGCAACCCGAACTGGCGCATCCCCTTCCGCCCCGACCACGGCCACGAGCTGCTGGACGATGTGGGCAAGAAGACCCATCCCGGCTACCCGGCGATCGGCCGCCTGCGCGGTCTGGCGGAAATCCGCGGCGTGATGACCGCTGTGGCCTCGATGCGCCAGCTTCCGGTTTGA